In a single window of the Entelurus aequoreus isolate RoL-2023_Sb linkage group LG16, RoL_Eaeq_v1.1, whole genome shotgun sequence genome:
- the LOC133631199 gene encoding ADP-ribosylation factor 1-like isoform X2, protein MGNIFEKMFNNIFANKEMRILMVGLNAAGKTTILYKLKVGATVTTIPTIGLIFVVDSNDRERCNEAREELMRMLAEDELRNALLLVFANKTDLPNALTPTEVTEALGLHTLRNRRWFIQATCATNGDGLYEGLDWLASQLRKL, encoded by the exons ATGGGGAATATATTCGAAAAAATGTTTAATAACATATTCGCGAACAAAGAAATGAGGATCCTCATGGTGGGTCTGAACGCTGCTGGGAAAACGACCATTTTATACAAGCTCAAAGTGGGAGCGACCGTAACCACCATTCCCACTATAG GTCTCATCTTTGTCGTGGACAGCAACGACCGAGAGCGATGCAACGAGGCTCGTGAAGAGCTCATGAGAATGTTGGCGGAGGACGAACTGCGCAATGCTCTGCTATTAGTCTTCGCAAATAAAACA GACCTGCCTAACGCCCTGACTCCAACTGAAGTCACCGAAGCACTGGGCCTTCACACCCTGCGCAACAGGCGCTGGTTCATCCAGGCCACCTGCGCCACCAATGGCGACGGTCTCTATGAGGGACTGGACTGGTTGGCCTCGCAACTTAGGAAGCTCTAA
- the LOC133631196 gene encoding multiple myeloma tumor-associated protein 2 homolog isoform X1 yields MFGSSRSGGVRGGQDQFNWDDVKVDKHRENYLGNSLMAPVGRWQKGKDLTWYSRDKKGSRPPTKEEELAAVKAAEHEALMAALGHKVIKRQPTGLTKEDLADICRRDEDDGEERNVDRISGLGSSSAASRKVVLSQQEKEAVKMGLPVFTHHKTSVLPETSTAKSSESVKKEEETEQSQESKKKKKEKKNKKEKKKKEKKKKKKKRQRSDSSSSDSDDDKKRPRKDHHHHNPSYHSQSGARPYDSHSRGALKAQRQPAYPRHRQQRHDTDSSDGGSPVPRNPSSHKTAPGGVAQSHRRRHDSDS; encoded by the exons ATGTTCGGTTCTTCGAGGTCCGGGGGGGTTCGAGGAGGCCAGGACCAGTTCAACTGGGATGATGTCAAAGTGGACAAACACCGAGAGAATTATCTTG GAAATTCCTTGATGGCTCCAGTGGGACGCTGGCAAAAAGGCAAAGATCTGACATGGTACTCCAGGGACAAAAAAGGCAGCAGGCCCCCCACCAAGGAAGAGGAGCTTGCCGCTGTCAAGGCTGCAGAACATGAAGCGTTGATGGCTGCCTT AGGACACAAGGTCATAAAGAGGCAACCGACTGGACTGACCAAAGAG GATTTGGCAGACATCTGTAGGAGAGATGAAGATGATGGTGAAGAGAGGAATGTGGATCGAATCTCTGGATTGGGAAGCTCCAG tgCAGCATCACGCAAAGTGGTCCTCTCCCAGCAGGAAAAGGAAGCGGTTAAAATGGGATTGCCAGTCTTTACG CACCACAAGACCAGCGTTCTTCCAGAAACTTCAACAGCAAAGTCATCAGAGAGTGTAAAGAAGGAAGAGGAGACTGAACAAAG CCAGGAgagcaaaaagaagaagaaagaaaagaagaataaaaaggagaaaaagaagaaagagaagaagaagaagaagaaaaagaggcAAAGAAGCGATTCGTCGTCGTCCGATTCAGATGACGACAAAAAGAG GCCCCGAAAGGACCACCACCATCATAATCCATCATACCACAGTCAGAGCGGAGCCAGACCCTATGACAGCCATTCAAGGGGGGCACTAAAGGCACAGCGACAACCCGCCTACCCCCGCCACCGACAGCAGCGCCACGACACAGACTCCTCCGACGGGGGGTCCCCTGTCCCCCGTAACCCCTCCAGCCACAAGACGGCCCCTGGCGGTGTCGCACAAAGCCACAGGCGACGCCACGACTCGGACAGCTAA
- the LOC133631196 gene encoding multiple myeloma tumor-associated protein 2 homolog isoform X2: MYRNSLMAPVGRWQKGKDLTWYSRDKKGSRPPTKEEELAAVKAAEHEALMAALGHKVIKRQPTGLTKEDLADICRRDEDDGEERNVDRISGLGSSSAASRKVVLSQQEKEAVKMGLPVFTHHKTSVLPETSTAKSSESVKKEEETEQSQESKKKKKEKKNKKEKKKKEKKKKKKKRQRSDSSSSDSDDDKKRPRKDHHHHNPSYHSQSGARPYDSHSRGALKAQRQPAYPRHRQQRHDTDSSDGGSPVPRNPSSHKTAPGGVAQSHRRRHDSDS, from the exons GAAATTCCTTGATGGCTCCAGTGGGACGCTGGCAAAAAGGCAAAGATCTGACATGGTACTCCAGGGACAAAAAAGGCAGCAGGCCCCCCACCAAGGAAGAGGAGCTTGCCGCTGTCAAGGCTGCAGAACATGAAGCGTTGATGGCTGCCTT AGGACACAAGGTCATAAAGAGGCAACCGACTGGACTGACCAAAGAG GATTTGGCAGACATCTGTAGGAGAGATGAAGATGATGGTGAAGAGAGGAATGTGGATCGAATCTCTGGATTGGGAAGCTCCAG tgCAGCATCACGCAAAGTGGTCCTCTCCCAGCAGGAAAAGGAAGCGGTTAAAATGGGATTGCCAGTCTTTACG CACCACAAGACCAGCGTTCTTCCAGAAACTTCAACAGCAAAGTCATCAGAGAGTGTAAAGAAGGAAGAGGAGACTGAACAAAG CCAGGAgagcaaaaagaagaagaaagaaaagaagaataaaaaggagaaaaagaagaaagagaagaagaagaagaagaaaaagaggcAAAGAAGCGATTCGTCGTCGTCCGATTCAGATGACGACAAAAAGAG GCCCCGAAAGGACCACCACCATCATAATCCATCATACCACAGTCAGAGCGGAGCCAGACCCTATGACAGCCATTCAAGGGGGGCACTAAAGGCACAGCGACAACCCGCCTACCCCCGCCACCGACAGCAGCGCCACGACACAGACTCCTCCGACGGGGGGTCCCCTGTCCCCCGTAACCCCTCCAGCCACAAGACGGCCCCTGGCGGTGTCGCACAAAGCCACAGGCGACGCCACGACTCGGACAGCTAA
- the LOC133631199 gene encoding ADP-ribosylation factor 1-like isoform X1, which translates to MGNIFEKMFNNIFANKEMRILMVGLNAAGKTTILYKLKVGATVTTIPTIGFNVETVEYKNISFAVWDVGSQDKNRPLWRHYFQNTQGLIFVVDSNDRERCNEAREELMRMLAEDELRNALLLVFANKTDLPNALTPTEVTEALGLHTLRNRRWFIQATCATNGDGLYEGLDWLASQLRKL; encoded by the exons ATGGGGAATATATTCGAAAAAATGTTTAATAACATATTCGCGAACAAAGAAATGAGGATCCTCATGGTGGGTCTGAACGCTGCTGGGAAAACGACCATTTTATACAAGCTCAAAGTGGGAGCGACCGTAACCACCATTCCCACTATAG GTTTTAATGTAGAGACGGTGGAGTACAAGAACATTAGCTTTGCAGTTTGGGACGTCGGCAGCCAGGATAAGAACCGACCACTGTGGCGTCACTACTTCCAGAACACGCAAG GTCTCATCTTTGTCGTGGACAGCAACGACCGAGAGCGATGCAACGAGGCTCGTGAAGAGCTCATGAGAATGTTGGCGGAGGACGAACTGCGCAATGCTCTGCTATTAGTCTTCGCAAATAAAACA GACCTGCCTAACGCCCTGACTCCAACTGAAGTCACCGAAGCACTGGGCCTTCACACCCTGCGCAACAGGCGCTGGTTCATCCAGGCCACCTGCGCCACCAATGGCGACGGTCTCTATGAGGGACTGGACTGGTTGGCCTCGCAACTTAGGAAGCTCTAA